The Anguilla rostrata isolate EN2019 chromosome 18, ASM1855537v3, whole genome shotgun sequence genome has a window encoding:
- the nkx1.2la gene encoding NK1 transcription factor related 2-like,a codes for MLEYQDTGVKMISNHRISFSIIDILDPKKFNSKKTTSFSAEKQRLPSADDGVGSLSGGVSCKHGPDGAPALGDKDSGGETANGHISSVDHMERPDNYVVLSDLDKTESDSSLEGIQNGQNETSGDSDTPGNDELSRQKKRRSDHGCTKPRRARTAFTYEQLVALENKFHTTRYLSVCERLNLALSLGLTETQVKIWFQNRRTKWKKQNPGADSTLQIGPNPLLRGSTSPGPDGPSALNYQTFPTFSSGNMVFHTTDAVPLPSTGGLLNPFLHNGYLQTAFYTQHL; via the exons ATGTTGGAGTACCAGGACACTGGAGTGAAAATGATATCTAATCACAGGATTTCATTCTCAATAATTGACATTTTGGACCCAAAGAAGTTCAACAGCAAGAAGACAACTTCATTCtcagcagaaaaacaaagattACCTTCGGCAGATGACGGGGTGGGAAGTTTGTCAGGAGGCGTATCTTGTAAGCACGGTCCTGATGGTGCCCCAGCCCTTGGAGACAAGGATTCCG GTGGAGAAACAGCGAATGGTCATATTAGTTCTGTAGACCACATGGAGCGTCCTGACAATTATGTGGTGCTATCGGACTTGGATAAAACAGAATCGGACAGTTCTCTCGAAGGAATACAGAACGGACAAAACGAGACCAGCGGTGATTCTGATACCCCGGGAAATGACGAGCTCTCGCGACAAAAGAAGCGTCGCTCCGATCACGGGTGCACGAAACCTCGGCGTGCAAGGACTGCCTTCACCTATGAACAACTAGTAGCACTAGAAAACAAATTCCACACTACAAGGTATTTGTCGGTATGCGAGAGACTCAACCTCGCCCTTTCTCTCGGCCTCACGGAAACCCAGGTAAAAATTTGGTTTCAAAATAGAAGAACTAAATGGAAAAAGCAAAACCCGGGAGCCGACAGCACATTACAGATCGGACCAAACCCTCTGCTTAGAGGCAGTACCAGCCCGGGGCCCGATGGCCCAAGTGCATTAAATTACCAGACTTTTCCCACGTTCTCTTCTGGAAATATGGTATTTCACACGACTGATGCTGTTCCGCTACCATCCACTGGGGGGCTCCTGAATCCATTCCTCCATAATGGTTATCTTCAGACAGCGTTCTACACACAACATTTATGA
- the LOC135244524 gene encoding ornithine aminotransferase, mitochondrial-like isoform X2, which produces MTASGSEPDTARGMLSKLSRALRQVEPALFRSVHTGSRPASSTAAHLKRVERPLSAEDVYAREEKYGAHNYHPLPVALERGEGIHVWDVEGRRYCDFLSAYSAVNQGHCHPKIIAALNAQASRLTLTSRAFYNDVLGEYEEFITSLFGYHKVLPMNTGVEAGETACKLARKWAYSVKGIPKYKAKIIFAEGNFWGRTMAAISSSTDPSSYDGFGPFMPGFELVPYNDLPALERALQDQNVAAFMVEPIQGEAGVLVPDPGYLTKVRELCSQHNVLLIADEVQTGLARTGRRLAVDHEAVRPDLVLLGKALSGGVYPVSAVLCDDEVMLTIKPGEHGSTYGGNPLACRVAIAALEVLEEEKLAENAEKMGQILRSELSKLPSDIVTKVRGKGLLNAIVIKETKDYDAWKVCLRLRDNGLLAKPTHGDIIRFAPPLVINEDEVRECIDIIKKTILSF; this is translated from the exons ATGACTGCAAG TGGAAGTGAACCTGACACAGCGAGAGGGATGCTGTCCAAGCTGAGCCGCGCGCTGCGCCAGGTGGAGCCGGCGCTCTTCCGGAGCGTTCACACGGGGAGCCGCCCCGCCTCCAGTACTGCCGCCCACCTCAAACGCGTGGAGCGCCCCCTGTCTGCAGAGGATGTGTATGCTCGTGAGGAAAAATATGGAGCGCACAAttaccaccccctccctgtggctctggagagaggagaag GGATCCACGTGTGGGACGTGGAAGGCCGGCGGTACTGCGACTTCCTGAGCGCCTACAGCGCGGTGAACCAGGGCCACTGCCACCCCAAGATCATCGCCGCGCTCAATGCCCAGGCCTCCCGCCTCACGCTCACGTCCCGGGCCTTCTACAACGACGTTCTGGGGGAGTACGAGGAGTTCATCACCTCCTTGTTCGGCTACCACAAGGTCCTGCCCATGAACACAG gtgttgaAGCGGGCGAAACTGCCTGCAAACTGGCTCGGAAATGGGCGTATTCTGTGAAGGGCATACCAAAGTACAAAGCAAAGATAATCTTTGCAG AGGGAAACTTTTGGGGGCGCACCATGGCGGCCATCTCCAGCTCCACGGACCCCAGCAGCTACGATGGCTTCGGCCCCTTCATGCCTGGCTTTGAGCTCGTTCCTTACAACGACCTTCCAGCTCTGGAG AGGGCCCTGCAGGACCAGAACGTGGCGGCGTTCATGGTGGAGCCCATCCAGGGAGAGGCAGGCGTGCTGGTGCCAGATCCCGGGTACCTGACCAAAGTGAGAGAGCTGTGCAGTCAGCACAAC GTTCTGCTCATCGCTGACGAGGTGCAGACGGGTCTCGCGCGGACGGGCCGCCGGCTGGCTGTGGACCACGAGGCGGTGCGTCCGGACCTGGTGCTGCTGGGGAAGGCGCTTTCCGGAGGAGTCTATCCT GTGTCTGCAGTGCTGTGCGATGATGAGGTCATGCTGACCATCAAGCCTGGGGAGCACGGCTCCACGTACGGAGGGAACCCGCTGGCCTGCCGCGTGGCTATCGCTGCCCTggag gtTCTAGAGGAGGAGAAGTTAGCGGAGAACGCTGAAAAGATGGGCCAGATTCTGAGGTCCGAGCTTAGCAAGCTGCCCAGTGACATCGTCACCAAGGTCCGGGGGAAAGGCCTGCTCAACGCCATCGTCATCAAGGAGACTAAAG ACTACGACGCCTGGAAGGTGTGCTTGCGCCTTAGAGACAATGGCCTACTGGCCAAGCCCACTCACGGCGACATCATCAGATTCGCCCCGCCCCTCGTTATTAACGAGGACGAGGTCAGAGAGTGCATTGACATCATCAAGAAGACCATTCTGTCATTCTGA
- the LOC135244524 gene encoding ornithine aminotransferase, mitochondrial-like isoform X1, protein MTFNRKRTRTASLLATLVHQLLTSGSEPDTARGMLSKLSRALRQVEPALFRSVHTGSRPASSTAAHLKRVERPLSAEDVYAREEKYGAHNYHPLPVALERGEGIHVWDVEGRRYCDFLSAYSAVNQGHCHPKIIAALNAQASRLTLTSRAFYNDVLGEYEEFITSLFGYHKVLPMNTGVEAGETACKLARKWAYSVKGIPKYKAKIIFAEGNFWGRTMAAISSSTDPSSYDGFGPFMPGFELVPYNDLPALERALQDQNVAAFMVEPIQGEAGVLVPDPGYLTKVRELCSQHNVLLIADEVQTGLARTGRRLAVDHEAVRPDLVLLGKALSGGVYPVSAVLCDDEVMLTIKPGEHGSTYGGNPLACRVAIAALEVLEEEKLAENAEKMGQILRSELSKLPSDIVTKVRGKGLLNAIVIKETKDYDAWKVCLRLRDNGLLAKPTHGDIIRFAPPLVINEDEVRECIDIIKKTILSF, encoded by the exons ATGACCTTTAATCGCAAGCGGACAC GAACCGCATCCCTGTTAGCTACCCTGGTGCACCAGTTGCTGACAAG TGGAAGTGAACCTGACACAGCGAGAGGGATGCTGTCCAAGCTGAGCCGCGCGCTGCGCCAGGTGGAGCCGGCGCTCTTCCGGAGCGTTCACACGGGGAGCCGCCCCGCCTCCAGTACTGCCGCCCACCTCAAACGCGTGGAGCGCCCCCTGTCTGCAGAGGATGTGTATGCTCGTGAGGAAAAATATGGAGCGCACAAttaccaccccctccctgtggctctggagagaggagaag GGATCCACGTGTGGGACGTGGAAGGCCGGCGGTACTGCGACTTCCTGAGCGCCTACAGCGCGGTGAACCAGGGCCACTGCCACCCCAAGATCATCGCCGCGCTCAATGCCCAGGCCTCCCGCCTCACGCTCACGTCCCGGGCCTTCTACAACGACGTTCTGGGGGAGTACGAGGAGTTCATCACCTCCTTGTTCGGCTACCACAAGGTCCTGCCCATGAACACAG gtgttgaAGCGGGCGAAACTGCCTGCAAACTGGCTCGGAAATGGGCGTATTCTGTGAAGGGCATACCAAAGTACAAAGCAAAGATAATCTTTGCAG AGGGAAACTTTTGGGGGCGCACCATGGCGGCCATCTCCAGCTCCACGGACCCCAGCAGCTACGATGGCTTCGGCCCCTTCATGCCTGGCTTTGAGCTCGTTCCTTACAACGACCTTCCAGCTCTGGAG AGGGCCCTGCAGGACCAGAACGTGGCGGCGTTCATGGTGGAGCCCATCCAGGGAGAGGCAGGCGTGCTGGTGCCAGATCCCGGGTACCTGACCAAAGTGAGAGAGCTGTGCAGTCAGCACAAC GTTCTGCTCATCGCTGACGAGGTGCAGACGGGTCTCGCGCGGACGGGCCGCCGGCTGGCTGTGGACCACGAGGCGGTGCGTCCGGACCTGGTGCTGCTGGGGAAGGCGCTTTCCGGAGGAGTCTATCCT GTGTCTGCAGTGCTGTGCGATGATGAGGTCATGCTGACCATCAAGCCTGGGGAGCACGGCTCCACGTACGGAGGGAACCCGCTGGCCTGCCGCGTGGCTATCGCTGCCCTggag gtTCTAGAGGAGGAGAAGTTAGCGGAGAACGCTGAAAAGATGGGCCAGATTCTGAGGTCCGAGCTTAGCAAGCTGCCCAGTGACATCGTCACCAAGGTCCGGGGGAAAGGCCTGCTCAACGCCATCGTCATCAAGGAGACTAAAG ACTACGACGCCTGGAAGGTGTGCTTGCGCCTTAGAGACAATGGCCTACTGGCCAAGCCCACTCACGGCGACATCATCAGATTCGCCCCGCCCCTCGTTATTAACGAGGACGAGGTCAGAGAGTGCATTGACATCATCAAGAAGACCATTCTGTCATTCTGA
- the LOC135244524 gene encoding ornithine aminotransferase, mitochondrial-like isoform X3, with protein sequence MLSKLSRALRQVEPALFRSVHTGSRPASSTAAHLKRVERPLSAEDVYAREEKYGAHNYHPLPVALERGEGIHVWDVEGRRYCDFLSAYSAVNQGHCHPKIIAALNAQASRLTLTSRAFYNDVLGEYEEFITSLFGYHKVLPMNTGVEAGETACKLARKWAYSVKGIPKYKAKIIFAEGNFWGRTMAAISSSTDPSSYDGFGPFMPGFELVPYNDLPALERALQDQNVAAFMVEPIQGEAGVLVPDPGYLTKVRELCSQHNVLLIADEVQTGLARTGRRLAVDHEAVRPDLVLLGKALSGGVYPVSAVLCDDEVMLTIKPGEHGSTYGGNPLACRVAIAALEVLEEEKLAENAEKMGQILRSELSKLPSDIVTKVRGKGLLNAIVIKETKDYDAWKVCLRLRDNGLLAKPTHGDIIRFAPPLVINEDEVRECIDIIKKTILSF encoded by the exons ATGCTGTCCAAGCTGAGCCGCGCGCTGCGCCAGGTGGAGCCGGCGCTCTTCCGGAGCGTTCACACGGGGAGCCGCCCCGCCTCCAGTACTGCCGCCCACCTCAAACGCGTGGAGCGCCCCCTGTCTGCAGAGGATGTGTATGCTCGTGAGGAAAAATATGGAGCGCACAAttaccaccccctccctgtggctctggagagaggagaag GGATCCACGTGTGGGACGTGGAAGGCCGGCGGTACTGCGACTTCCTGAGCGCCTACAGCGCGGTGAACCAGGGCCACTGCCACCCCAAGATCATCGCCGCGCTCAATGCCCAGGCCTCCCGCCTCACGCTCACGTCCCGGGCCTTCTACAACGACGTTCTGGGGGAGTACGAGGAGTTCATCACCTCCTTGTTCGGCTACCACAAGGTCCTGCCCATGAACACAG gtgttgaAGCGGGCGAAACTGCCTGCAAACTGGCTCGGAAATGGGCGTATTCTGTGAAGGGCATACCAAAGTACAAAGCAAAGATAATCTTTGCAG AGGGAAACTTTTGGGGGCGCACCATGGCGGCCATCTCCAGCTCCACGGACCCCAGCAGCTACGATGGCTTCGGCCCCTTCATGCCTGGCTTTGAGCTCGTTCCTTACAACGACCTTCCAGCTCTGGAG AGGGCCCTGCAGGACCAGAACGTGGCGGCGTTCATGGTGGAGCCCATCCAGGGAGAGGCAGGCGTGCTGGTGCCAGATCCCGGGTACCTGACCAAAGTGAGAGAGCTGTGCAGTCAGCACAAC GTTCTGCTCATCGCTGACGAGGTGCAGACGGGTCTCGCGCGGACGGGCCGCCGGCTGGCTGTGGACCACGAGGCGGTGCGTCCGGACCTGGTGCTGCTGGGGAAGGCGCTTTCCGGAGGAGTCTATCCT GTGTCTGCAGTGCTGTGCGATGATGAGGTCATGCTGACCATCAAGCCTGGGGAGCACGGCTCCACGTACGGAGGGAACCCGCTGGCCTGCCGCGTGGCTATCGCTGCCCTggag gtTCTAGAGGAGGAGAAGTTAGCGGAGAACGCTGAAAAGATGGGCCAGATTCTGAGGTCCGAGCTTAGCAAGCTGCCCAGTGACATCGTCACCAAGGTCCGGGGGAAAGGCCTGCTCAACGCCATCGTCATCAAGGAGACTAAAG ACTACGACGCCTGGAAGGTGTGCTTGCGCCTTAGAGACAATGGCCTACTGGCCAAGCCCACTCACGGCGACATCATCAGATTCGCCCCGCCCCTCGTTATTAACGAGGACGAGGTCAGAGAGTGCATTGACATCATCAAGAAGACCATTCTGTCATTCTGA